The Haemorhous mexicanus isolate bHaeMex1 chromosome 26, bHaeMex1.pri, whole genome shotgun sequence genome includes a region encoding these proteins:
- the LOC132338497 gene encoding LOW QUALITY PROTEIN: aryl hydrocarbon receptor-like (The sequence of the model RefSeq protein was modified relative to this genomic sequence to represent the inferred CDS: deleted 1 base in 1 codon) — translation MAVSVYAPHVVRSKYYRGTPKVTFFASSTSKATATTACKHVGQPLLTGSKSRDKYPTGFLIPTQSCWSACGLYVLISSLLQALNGFVLVVTSEGLIFYSSHTIQDYLGFHQTDVMHQSVFELIHTEDQPEFRRNLRWALDAPGAPGGEPSPAAGKSLGSSAVTYKPDQLPSENSSFLERSFVCRFRCLLDNSSGFLALNLQGRLKFLHGQNERSEDGSVLPPQLALFAISTPLQPPSILQIRTKNVIFRTKHKLDFTPLACDAKGKIVLGYTEAELRTCGTGYQFVHAADMLYCAENHVRMMKTGESGLTVFRLLTKDNRWKWVQANARLVCKNGKPEYVVVTQRPLVDEEGGEHLRKRSMHLPFTFATGEALLYQSTQALPGFPDLFQSKGKLSKSKKPSCSNVGRSQKNGIDPRSLLAAVMQQDKAVYTSHSAPIPNPSFSSTLQLKGVSIPGAGEDAWSMGTAPSSSRGNSLQEKLLDLQQEDPLLATVDLLSIKSDQSCSNELFSALEGLGLNGEDLELLLQDEKMVMVSTDPEQSPSLNKSLASNQILSYVPRPPVMGHEGGQQVCPLPDTPPSPQRGGTAPCHMENKDSGCHLAQHAGQPSTALAQPPLLLWEQPQGDLQGDFSVMQPLQEDIQQSFSLPSQCQDHVAPPSQPKQHHLLMNGVCGPWPSSSPQPGPWQDCVCPLLRAPTQPGIHGLSRDVNSQPQGYLGPRPGLPPQQFNLDGLCSLDAAGTGDSWEEMAPFPRIFPPFSQLIPEKQLSSVLSVPQHSSPSSAAGRFGSISSPLETLNSYGTRGSAQSQEGRHRPRSRCVLPSSPMGLPQDHPVLGGSLALPCQPQPRAEVLPNPPHTSRGDFCL, via the exons ATGGCCGTGTCTGTT TATGCCCCGCACGTTGTGCGGAGCAAATACTACCGGGGCACTCCAAAAGTCACCTTTTTTGCTTCCTCCACTAGCAAGGCCACAGCTACAACAGCCTGCAAACACGTGGGCCAGCCTCTGCTGACCGGGTCCAAAAGCCGGGACAAGTACCCTACAGGCTTCCTGATCCCCACCCAGTCTTGC TGGAGTGCTTGTGGCCTGTACGTGCTGATCTCCTCTCTCCTACAGGCACTCAATGGCTTTGTGCTGGTGGTGACATCAGAAGGGCTGATATTTTACTCCTCACATACAATCCAGGACTATCTGGGATTCCATCAG ACAGATGTCATGCACCAGAGTGTCTTCGAGCTGATCCACACCGAGGACCAGCCGGAGTTCAGGCGCAACCTCCGCTGGGCCCTGGACGCACCAGGTGCTCCTGGGGGTGAGCCCTCTCCAGCAG CAGGGAAGAGTCTTGGCTCTTCTGCTGTCACCTACAAGCCGGATCAGCTGCCCTCAGAAAACTCCTCCTTCCTGGAGAGGAGCTTTGTGTGCCGCTTTCGCTGCCTCCTGGATAATTCCTCTGGCTTCCTG gCTTTGAACCTTCAAGGCAGGCTGAAATTCCTTCATGGGCAGAACGAAAGGTCTGAAGatggctctgtcctgccccCCCAGCTCGCTCTGTTCGCCATCTCCACGCCCCTGCAGCCGCCGTCCATCCTGCAGATCCGAACCAAGAACGTGATCTTCAGGACCAAGCACAAGCTGGACTTCACCCCCTTGGCGTGTGATGCCAA GGGGAAGATTGTCCTGGGCTACACCGAGGCGGAGCTGCGGACGTGTGGCACGGGGTACCAGTTTGTCCATGCTGCTGACATGCTGTACTGTGCTGAGAACCATGTCAGGA TGATGAAGACGGGTGAGAGTGGGCTGACGGTGTTCCGGCTGCTGACCAAGGACAACCGCTGGAAGTGGGTGCAGGCCAACGCCCGTCTCGTCTGCAAGAACGGCAAACCCGAGTACGTCGTGGTCACACAGAGACCCCTCGT agatgaagaaggaggagagcaCCTTCGGAAGCGGTCCATGCATCTTCCCTTCACCTTTGCTACAGGAGAGGCACTTCTATACCAAAGTACTCAAGCCCTCCCAGGCTTCCCTGACCTTTTCCAGAGCAAAGGAAAACTCAGCAAGTCTAAGAAGCCCTCCTGCAGCAACGTAGGGCGCTCCCAGAAGAATGGCATTGACCCCAggtctctgctggctgctgtgatgCAGCAGGACAAGGCGGTGTACACCTCCCACTCAGCTCCCATTCCAAACCCttccttcagcagcactttgcagCTCAAGGGTGTGTCCATACCAGGTGCAGGAGAGGATGCCTGGAGTATGGGCACAGCTCCATCTTCTTCAAGGGGCAACAGCCTCCAAGAGAAGCTGCTGGATTTGCAGCAGGAGGACCCTCTCCTGGCCACCGTGGACTTACTCTCAATAAAGAGTGACCAGAGCTGTTCCAACGAGCTCTTCAGTGCTTTGGAGGGCCTGGGCTTGAAtggtgaggacctggagctcctgctgcaggatgagAAAATGGTGATGGTCAGTACGGACCCAgagcagtccccatccctgaatAAAAGCCTGGCCAGCAACCAGATTCTCTCCTATGTCCCCAGGCCTCCAGTG ATGGGCCATGAGGGAGGGCAGCAGGTCTGTCCCCTGCCAGACACGCCCCCCAGCCCGCAGCGAGGAGGCACTGCTCCGTGCCACATGGAGAACAAGGACTCGGGCTGCCACCTGGCACAGCATGCAgggcagcccagcactgccctggcccagccccccctgctgctgtgggagcagccacagggagACTTGCAGGGAGACTTCTCAGTCATGCAGCCCCTCCAAGAGGATATCCAGCAGTCCTTCTCCCTACCCAGCCAGTGCCAGGACCACGTGGCACCACCCAGCCAGCCCAAGCAGCATCACCTGCTGATGAACGGGGTGTGtggcccctggcccagctcttcTCCACAGCCCGGCCCATGGCAGGACtgtgtgtgccctctgctgcGGGCTCCAACTCAGCCTGGCATTCATGGCCTCAGCAGAGATGTGaactcccagccccagggctacCTGGGCCCCAGGCCTGGCCTGCCCCCACAGCAGTTTAACCTGGATGGATTATGCAGTCTggatgctgctggcactggggactCCTGGGAAGAGATGGCTCCattccccaggatttttccccctttctcccaGCTCATTCCTgaaaagcagctcagctctgttcTTTCCGTGCCCCAGCACTCttcccccagctcagctgcagggcGCTTTGGGAGCATCAGCAGCCCTCTGGAGACACTGAATTCCTATGGGACACGTGGCTCTGCGCAGAGCCAggagggcaggcacagg CCCCGCAGCCGCTGTGTTTTGCCCAGCTCTCCCATGGGACTGCCCCAAGACCATCCAGTGCTGGGGGgaagcctggcactgccctgccagcctcagCCCCGGGCAGAAGTGCTGCCAAATCCCCCTCACACCTCCAGGGGAGACTTCTGTCTCTAG